Proteins encoded together in one Deltaproteobacteria bacterium window:
- a CDS encoding response regulator, producing MNEKLINLLIVDDEEQFLNSISKRLNVRGFNVIAVDRGEKAIAAAKEQPIDIALVDLKMPGINGEETLQRLKEAYQWMEIVILTGHGSVESAADCTRKGAYSYLQKPCELDKLLEVLVSAYKKKVMNRRNIDEKKIESLMKVAIGESPREILQSLKKLDVGD from the coding sequence ATGAACGAAAAACTCATAAACCTGCTGATTGTTGACGATGAGGAGCAATTCCTCAATTCCATCTCCAAACGCCTGAATGTACGCGGGTTCAATGTGATTGCAGTGGATCGGGGAGAAAAAGCGATTGCCGCCGCCAAGGAACAGCCGATCGACATTGCCCTGGTGGATCTGAAAATGCCGGGCATTAACGGCGAGGAAACTCTGCAGCGGTTGAAGGAGGCCTACCAGTGGATGGAGATCGTGATCCTCACCGGCCACGGTTCGGTCGAATCGGCGGCGGACTGTACGCGTAAAGGCGCCTATTCCTATCTCCAGAAGCCGTGTGAGCTGGACAAACTTTTGGAGGTGCTCGTCAGCGCCTATAAGAAAAAGGTTATGAACCGTCGCAATATCGATGAGAAAAAAATCGAATCCCTGATGAAGGTGGCTATCGGAGAGTCGCCGCGTGAAATTCTGCAGAGTCTGAAAAAACTTGACGTGGGAGATTGA
- a CDS encoding response regulator: protein MEPFTVVFVDDEADYVESLIKRMRRRNIQAYGAGSGEAALTLLADKHREIDVIVLDVRMPGMDGLAVLKEVKKRHPLIEVIMLSGHANLAVAKEGMEMGAFDYLMKPVDLDELLYKLQDAHQKKSLQESKIAGLERAKTMP, encoded by the coding sequence ATGGAACCTTTTACCGTTGTTTTCGTGGACGACGAAGCCGATTATGTGGAATCGCTCATCAAGCGGATGCGCCGGCGCAACATCCAAGCCTATGGCGCCGGAAGCGGCGAGGCCGCCCTCACCCTGCTGGCGGACAAGCACCGGGAGATCGATGTCATCGTCCTGGACGTACGCATGCCGGGCATGGACGGCCTGGCCGTACTGAAAGAGGTCAAAAAGCGCCATCCTTTGATAGAAGTGATCATGCTGAGTGGGCATGCCAACCTGGCCGTGGCCAAAGAAGGTATGGAAATGGGCGCCTTCGACTATCTCATGAAACCCGTGGATCTCGATGAACTGCTCTACAAACTCCAGGATGCCCATCAGAAAAAAAGCCTTCAGGAATCCAAGATCGCCGGACTCGAACGGGCCAAAACGATGCCATGA
- a CDS encoding PAS domain S-box protein: MEDPDGVLKNSIDRLTQRNKELNCLFAISKIVEQQDLSLERTIQDIVDILPGAWLRSEDIRVRILLDGRAFTTRDFAETAHRQMCDLTTDGLAVGSLEVFYESPEIANEPKGYFQEEADFLEAVAERLCKMIRRHRTEEALQRSEQRFRNLVENTITGISIIQGNRIVYQNREQEKLLGPLPRTSLLGDYDHIHPDDVETVMQASRAIQSGQRTKFDLDFRLIKAGDGEELLLKRVFCRVLPMEYQGRESILVNVIDMTKIMELEQLLFRQDKMASLGRVAAGIAHEIRNPLSGINIYLTALQKMVDQPGSRDKVAQIIAQLKSASRKIESVIKKVMDFAKPSEPKFSRIDPNKPVEDAMNLTAVTLRKSGIRMENRLDKGIAPCYADANLIEVAVLNLLNNAAEAMRNVDKDKKIVVSSGSSGKHIFIRVSDSGPGVSAEIGDKVFDPFFTTKRDGTGIGLSLCHRIASDHHGILRLGKSRLGGAAFTIEIPVKKESPSNA; the protein is encoded by the coding sequence ATGGAAGATCCGGACGGCGTTCTGAAGAACAGCATCGACCGACTGACCCAACGGAACAAAGAGCTGAATTGTCTGTTTGCGATTTCCAAGATTGTCGAACAGCAGGATCTTTCCCTGGAAAGAACGATACAGGATATTGTCGACATTCTTCCCGGGGCATGGCTGCGGTCTGAAGATATCCGGGTCAGGATTCTGCTCGACGGCAGGGCCTTCACGACCCGGGATTTTGCAGAAACCGCCCACAGGCAGATGTGTGATCTGACGACGGACGGCCTGGCCGTCGGGTCGTTGGAGGTTTTCTATGAATCTCCTGAAATCGCCAATGAACCCAAGGGCTATTTTCAGGAGGAGGCCGATTTTTTAGAAGCGGTGGCCGAGCGCCTATGCAAGATGATCAGACGTCACAGGACCGAGGAGGCCCTGCAGAGAAGCGAGCAGCGCTTCAGGAATCTGGTGGAAAACACCATCACCGGTATCTCCATCATTCAGGGCAACCGGATCGTCTATCAAAACCGGGAGCAGGAAAAGTTGCTGGGGCCTCTGCCCAGAACCTCGCTGCTCGGCGATTATGACCACATTCATCCCGACGATGTCGAGACGGTGATGCAGGCAAGCCGGGCCATCCAATCGGGCCAGCGTACCAAATTCGATCTCGATTTCCGGTTGATCAAAGCCGGCGATGGTGAAGAACTTCTCCTCAAACGGGTTTTTTGCCGGGTTTTACCGATGGAGTATCAGGGCCGGGAATCGATCCTGGTGAATGTGATCGACATGACCAAGATCATGGAACTGGAACAGTTGCTTTTCAGGCAGGACAAAATGGCCTCCCTGGGAAGGGTGGCCGCAGGCATCGCCCACGAAATCCGCAATCCCCTTTCCGGCATCAATATCTACCTGACGGCACTGCAGAAAATGGTGGATCAGCCTGGCAGCCGGGACAAGGTGGCTCAGATTATCGCCCAGTTGAAGTCGGCCTCCCGGAAAATCGAGTCGGTCATCAAGAAGGTCATGGATTTCGCCAAACCCAGCGAGCCTAAATTTTCCCGGATCGATCCCAACAAACCGGTCGAGGACGCCATGAACCTGACCGCCGTCACACTGAGAAAAAGCGGCATTCGGATGGAAAATCGCCTGGATAAAGGCATAGCGCCCTGCTATGCCGATGCCAATCTGATAGAGGTGGCTGTGCTAAATTTGTTGAACAATGCGGCCGAGGCCATGCGCAACGTTGATAAAGATAAAAAAATTGTGGTGTCATCCGGCTCTTCCGGGAAGCACATATTTATCAGGGTGTCGGATTCAGGCCCGGGTGTATCTGCGGAGATTGGCGACAAGGTGTTCGATCCCTTTTTCACGACCAAGCGGGATGGCACGGGTATCGGTCTCAGCCTTTGTCACCGGATCGCCAGCGACCATCACGGGATTTTGCGCCTGGGAAAAAGCCGGCTGGGCGGTGCGGCTTTTACGATCGAAATCCCGGTCAAAAAGGAAAGCCCTTCCAATGCCTGA
- a CDS encoding sigma-54 dependent transcriptional regulator, producing the protein MKPYSLFVVDDEEIICKGLASALESDYRVATFCDAESALAALPGELPDLVLLDIGLPGMGGIEALKIMKRLHPDLLAIMITAYEGVDTVISAMKTGAYDYIVKPIQMDALEVTIKNALDTIRLRKEVRDLQERYIEENLPCFIGESDEIQDMMSFLGRVAKSPDTPVMILGETGTGKELLAEALHYRSPNYRGRLVTVNCAAIPRDLIESEIFGYEKGAFSGAGPAGKKGLIEDAANGTLFLDEVGDLNLEAQAKLLRFLENGEYYRVGGTRKQVIQTRVISATNKHIDAMIEQGTFRSDLYFRLGVIKLEVPALKARPGDIMPLAKHFLEHYGHKFDKRFTGIDSEAEQALVGYRWTGNVRELKNMIERGALIGQGPELSLQDLGMETAGSQPTPAETPDPYPPIPEEGIDFPELQRAFEEHYLKTALAMAEGNESQAARLLNMNLHTFRYRLKKF; encoded by the coding sequence ATGAAGCCTTATTCGCTGTTTGTCGTCGATGACGAAGAGATCATCTGCAAAGGCCTGGCATCGGCTCTTGAAAGCGATTATCGGGTGGCGACGTTTTGTGATGCCGAAAGCGCGCTGGCAGCCCTTCCCGGTGAACTGCCCGACCTGGTTCTGCTGGATATCGGTCTTCCGGGTATGGGTGGTATAGAAGCGCTCAAGATCATGAAGCGCCTGCACCCGGACCTGCTGGCCATTATGATTACCGCCTACGAAGGGGTCGACACCGTTATTTCCGCCATGAAAACCGGCGCCTATGACTACATTGTCAAACCGATCCAGATGGATGCCCTGGAGGTGACAATCAAAAACGCCCTGGACACCATCCGTCTGCGCAAGGAGGTCAGGGACCTTCAGGAACGCTATATCGAGGAGAACCTGCCCTGCTTTATCGGTGAAAGCGATGAAATTCAGGACATGATGAGTTTTTTGGGCCGGGTGGCGAAAAGCCCGGATACGCCCGTCATGATTCTTGGCGAAACCGGGACGGGAAAAGAGCTGCTGGCCGAGGCACTGCACTACCGCAGCCCCAACTACAGGGGGCGGTTGGTGACGGTCAACTGCGCAGCCATACCCAGGGATCTCATCGAAAGTGAAATTTTCGGCTATGAGAAAGGCGCTTTCAGCGGTGCGGGCCCTGCAGGGAAAAAGGGCCTGATTGAAGACGCCGCCAACGGCACCCTGTTTTTGGATGAAGTCGGGGACTTGAATCTCGAGGCCCAGGCAAAACTCCTGCGCTTTCTTGAAAACGGAGAATACTACCGGGTCGGCGGCACCCGGAAACAGGTCATCCAGACCCGGGTCATCTCTGCCACCAACAAGCATATCGACGCCATGATCGAGCAGGGAACCTTCAGAAGCGACCTCTATTTCAGGTTGGGCGTCATCAAGCTGGAAGTGCCGGCCCTCAAGGCACGCCCCGGGGACATCATGCCCCTGGCCAAGCATTTTTTGGAGCACTACGGCCACAAGTTCGACAAGCGGTTTACCGGGATCGATTCCGAGGCGGAACAGGCCCTGGTCGGCTACCGGTGGACAGGCAATGTCCGCGAGCTGAAAAACATGATCGAACGGGGCGCCCTCATCGGGCAGGGGCCGGAACTGTCGCTTCAGGACCTGGGGATGGAGACCGCCGGCAGCCAACCCACCCCGGCGGAAACCCCCGATCCCTACCCACCGATTCCTGAAGAAGGCATTGATTTCCCGGAGCTTCAGCGAGCCTTCGAGGAGCACTATCTCAAAACGGCCCTTGCCATGGCCGAAGGCAATGAAAGCCAGGCGGCCAGACTCCTGAACATGAACCTGCACACCTTTCGCTATCGGTTGAAAAAATTCTAG
- a CDS encoding sulfite exporter TauE/SafE family protein, whose protein sequence is MNFLKQWGKFMMMGARAHARWEIDTAFTILRDRKRLLILGLLTLPIILGGFVLAGDAGGVLPEVLGGKKAYSPAFYTNAIFLVSILIGLGAGLITGCIGAGGGFIIAPALMSAGIKGILAVGTDLFHIFAKAIMGSVIHRKLGNVSVPLAAVFLIGAIIGATVGGIINRVLYEINPVLSDAFITTIYSLMLGFLGLYAMIDFLKARKSSDSGDFHGAKSEGAEIGSLPKKLQALNLPPMIRFDFDLTPQGRKISWVFLVLSGALVGLAAGIMGVGGGFLTFPIFVYVLGVSSMTTVGTDIFQIVFTAGYAAISQYAVYGFIFYTLAIGMLLGSLLGIQIGAMVTKVVPGITIRGFYAMAVLAGFMNRIFALPAKLTDMGVIPLSKQTGAVLETIGVWAFFVVIGGFGVWVVGTFFKNINVLKGEGVDA, encoded by the coding sequence ATGAATTTTTTAAAACAGTGGGGTAAGTTCATGATGATGGGGGCACGCGCCCATGCCCGATGGGAAATCGACACGGCCTTCACCATTTTGCGTGACCGCAAGCGGTTGCTCATCCTGGGCCTGTTGACGCTTCCGATCATCCTGGGCGGGTTCGTCCTGGCCGGCGATGCCGGCGGTGTGCTTCCGGAGGTTCTCGGGGGGAAAAAGGCGTACAGCCCGGCATTCTACACCAATGCCATCTTTCTGGTGTCCATCCTGATCGGCCTCGGCGCCGGTCTGATAACCGGCTGTATCGGTGCCGGCGGCGGCTTCATTATCGCGCCGGCATTGATGAGTGCGGGCATCAAGGGTATCCTGGCCGTAGGGACGGACCTGTTTCATATTTTTGCAAAAGCGATCATGGGCAGTGTCATCCATCGCAAACTGGGCAATGTATCGGTGCCGCTGGCGGCCGTCTTTTTAATCGGGGCGATTATCGGGGCCACCGTCGGCGGGATCATCAATCGAGTGCTTTATGAAATCAATCCCGTTTTAAGCGATGCCTTCATTACCACCATCTATTCCCTGATGCTCGGCTTTTTGGGCCTTTACGCCATGATCGATTTTCTCAAGGCACGCAAGTCCAGCGACAGCGGCGACTTCCACGGTGCCAAATCGGAAGGGGCCGAAATCGGCAGCCTGCCTAAAAAGCTGCAGGCCCTCAATCTCCCCCCCATGATCAGGTTCGATTTCGATCTGACGCCTCAGGGGCGCAAAATCTCGTGGGTTTTTCTAGTGCTTTCCGGAGCTCTGGTGGGGCTGGCAGCCGGTATCATGGGGGTCGGCGGCGGCTTTCTGACGTTCCCGATCTTCGTTTATGTGCTCGGGGTGTCATCCATGACCACCGTGGGCACCGACATCTTTCAGATTGTTTTTACCGCCGGCTATGCGGCCATCAGCCAGTATGCCGTTTACGGGTTCATATTTTACACCCTGGCGATCGGAATGCTGCTGGGATCGTTGCTGGGCATTCAGATAGGGGCCATGGTTACCAAGGTCGTTCCCGGCATCACCATTCGCGGTTTTTACGCCATGGCGGTGCTGGCGGGCTTCATGAATCGAATCTTCGCCCTGCCCGCAAAGCTGACCGATATGGGCGTCATTCCACTTTCCAAACAGACGGGCGCCGTTCTCGAAACCATCGGTGTGTGGGCCTTTTTTGTGGTCATCGGCGGCTTCGGTGTCTGGGTCGTCGGCACGTTTTTCAAAAACATCAACGTCCTGAAGGGAGAGGGGGTGGACGCATGA
- a CDS encoding PAS domain S-box protein: MAMNVSKIEHLNDALRTIRKINRLLIREEALGPMLKAVCRELIRSRTYDKAWIILLNDDGEPESCAEAGIGSDFEAAVTSGSPKETIPCIRKALSRQEMVWVENPSKACGVCPLSKAHSGWGVATVRLMHGGGVYGLLCISIPKELVSDDVERALIDEIAGDVAFGIHRLKREEAHRRADAALEKRVNELNYLFSFSKLVEKPKIGLEEILSGGVDMLPEAMQYPEIAWARIQLEDFTYQTKNYCRTDWHLSRAIHVDDQAIGLLEVGYLEERPFDTIGVFHKEEAQLLQAAALRMGKIIERKRDRRALENSERRFRNLVENSLTCISIVQNGRIVYSNPEYERIFGSDVNLLIPPNSELIHPDDLGRVERTISDFTRECLPRTDIEFRFGRRGDTDAAFDFRWLHCRVCRIEHREKEAILLNLMDISRAKELEQLLRIKDKMTSLGRVAAGIAHEIRNPLSGINIYLKTLNKLCSNTEHAEESTGILSQLQLASNKIEAVIKRVMDFSRPGEPAFVLTEINLPVKEAVDLSSLTLNKKGIRIEADLDPNLPPCRSDPHMIEQVILNLIANASEAMASMTAEKKIKITTRPAGDSICITVSDSGPGIAEQIMANIFDPFYTTKDNSSGIGLSICHRIITDHGGSLDAGTSEWGGAVFTVKIPIRQRQYDRTDSM; the protein is encoded by the coding sequence ATGGCAATGAACGTATCAAAAATCGAGCACCTGAATGACGCCCTTAGAACCATCCGAAAAATCAATCGGTTGCTGATCCGGGAGGAGGCGCTTGGCCCGATGCTGAAGGCCGTCTGCCGTGAGCTGATCAGGAGCCGCACCTACGACAAGGCCTGGATCATCCTGCTGAATGATGACGGAGAACCCGAATCCTGTGCCGAAGCGGGGATCGGCAGTGACTTCGAAGCCGCCGTAACTTCCGGCAGCCCGAAAGAGACGATTCCCTGTATCCGCAAGGCCTTGTCCCGGCAGGAGATGGTGTGGGTGGAGAATCCGTCCAAAGCCTGCGGTGTCTGTCCGTTGTCAAAGGCCCACAGCGGGTGGGGGGTGGCCACGGTGCGCTTGATGCACGGGGGGGGGGTATATGGTCTGCTGTGTATCTCGATTCCCAAGGAGCTGGTTTCGGACGATGTGGAGCGGGCGCTTATCGATGAAATAGCGGGTGATGTCGCCTTTGGCATTCACAGGCTCAAGCGGGAAGAGGCCCATCGCAGGGCGGATGCCGCCCTTGAAAAACGGGTCAATGAGTTGAATTATCTGTTTTCCTTTTCCAAGCTTGTGGAAAAACCAAAGATCGGTTTGGAGGAGATCCTGAGCGGCGGCGTCGACATGCTGCCGGAGGCCATGCAGTATCCCGAGATTGCCTGGGCCAGAATCCAGTTGGAAGATTTTACCTATCAGACGAAAAACTATTGTCGCACCGACTGGCATCTTTCCCGGGCTATCCATGTCGACGATCAAGCCATCGGCCTTTTGGAGGTGGGCTACCTGGAGGAGCGTCCGTTCGATACCATCGGCGTCTTTCATAAAGAAGAGGCGCAGCTTCTGCAAGCGGCAGCTCTGCGCATGGGAAAAATTATCGAACGTAAAAGAGACCGCAGGGCGCTCGAGAACAGCGAGCGGCGCTTCCGCAACCTGGTGGAAAATTCACTGACGTGCATTTCCATTGTGCAGAACGGCCGGATCGTCTACAGCAACCCGGAATACGAACGGATTTTCGGTTCAGACGTGAACCTGTTGATTCCGCCGAATTCGGAACTGATCCACCCGGATGACCTCGGGCGTGTCGAGCGCACGATATCCGATTTTACAAGGGAGTGCCTGCCGAGGACCGACATCGAATTCAGGTTCGGCCGCCGGGGGGACACCGATGCCGCCTTCGATTTCAGATGGCTTCACTGCCGGGTTTGCAGGATCGAACACCGTGAAAAAGAGGCCATCCTATTGAACTTGATGGACATTTCACGCGCCAAGGAACTCGAGCAGCTGCTAAGGATCAAGGACAAGATGACGTCGCTGGGTCGGGTGGCGGCCGGAATTGCCCACGAGATCCGGAATCCGCTATCGGGAATTAATATCTATCTGAAAACGCTGAATAAATTGTGCTCAAACACTGAGCATGCCGAGGAGTCCACCGGTATTTTGTCTCAACTTCAACTGGCCTCCAACAAGATCGAAGCCGTAATCAAACGGGTCATGGACTTTTCCCGACCGGGGGAGCCGGCATTTGTTTTGACGGAAATCAATTTGCCTGTGAAGGAAGCCGTCGATCTTTCATCGCTGACGCTCAATAAAAAGGGCATTCGCATCGAAGCGGATCTGGATCCGAATCTGCCGCCCTGTCGCTCGGATCCTCACATGATCGAACAGGTCATCCTCAATCTGATCGCCAATGCATCGGAAGCCATGGCCTCCATGACGGCAGAGAAAAAGATCAAAATCACCACGCGGCCGGCAGGGGATTCCATCTGTATTACCGTAAGCGATTCCGGCCCGGGGATCGCCGAACAGATCATGGCCAACATTTTCGACCCCTTCTACACCACCAAAGACAACAGCTCCGGCATCGGACTCAGCATCTGTCACCGCATTATTACGGATCACGGCGGATCGCTGGATGCCGGGACCAGTGAATGGGGGGGGGCCGTTTTTACGGTCAAAATACCTATCCGTCAGCGGCAATATGACCGCACGGATTCCATGTAA
- a CDS encoding ATP-binding protein has protein sequence MKTRNEGEAVENKEGTVAAPGGSLEDRYFKKMRIRLIAGLIAIFIVPHALFTLYFHIQFTDSLTKTDKLNLAALSESQGNTIDLFLQERVVNLFNLFHSREFSIHPGSLEMGNYLQLLRQVSDAFMDVGFLSADGIQIGYAGPFPYLQGKDYSREQWFQTLMGQAGDYYISDIYLGFRNKPHFTIATKQLIDGRWHVMRSTLDPDKFYMFLRTLSHGKGVESTLINADGRYQIVDPDRGPLLGMSAFIPPKNSGAGVTEMKIEGDDILIAYTWLKEADWALLVRQPFAIAHEQMYQARKIMMTSLVILLGVTGFIIVLLTKKQVDRHRVLLEKSQNLQSQLLHASKLASIGELATGVAHEINNPLAIITSTSGVIRDMLDPEFGMDAEPEKIIKEIDIIESAAFRAGKITRQLLDFGHDYKPSLSLCNVNAILDEVIDGVKACEFKVANIEIVRDYDPDLPQTLLDADQIRQVFLNIINNAGDAIGDTGKITIVTHSREDKIEITIRDSGTGMSESDIKKVFDPFFTTKEVGRGTGLGLSVSLSIVEALGGSIVAQSMKGQGSSFTISLPIRDNGESA, from the coding sequence ATGAAAACGAGAAACGAGGGTGAAGCGGTTGAAAACAAGGAAGGGACGGTTGCCGCTCCCGGTGGTTCACTGGAGGATCGCTATTTCAAGAAGATGCGCATCCGGTTGATCGCCGGATTGATCGCCATCTTCATTGTGCCCCACGCGCTTTTTACCCTCTACTTTCACATCCAGTTCACCGACTCACTTACAAAAACGGACAAGCTCAATCTGGCGGCTCTTTCCGAAAGCCAGGGCAACACCATCGATCTGTTTCTTCAGGAAAGAGTGGTAAACCTCTTCAACCTGTTTCACAGCCGGGAGTTCAGCATCCATCCCGGCAGCCTCGAGATGGGCAACTATCTTCAGCTTTTGCGCCAGGTCAGCGACGCTTTCATGGACGTGGGGTTTCTCAGTGCCGACGGGATTCAAATAGGCTATGCCGGTCCGTTTCCTTATCTGCAGGGCAAGGATTACAGCAGGGAGCAGTGGTTTCAAACCCTCATGGGCCAGGCGGGCGACTACTACATCAGTGACATCTACCTGGGATTCAGGAACAAACCTCATTTCACCATCGCTACCAAGCAACTTATCGACGGAAGGTGGCACGTCATGCGCTCCACGCTGGATCCCGATAAGTTCTACATGTTTCTGAGAACCTTGAGTCATGGCAAAGGGGTTGAATCCACACTGATCAACGCCGATGGCCGCTACCAGATTGTGGATCCCGACCGGGGGCCGCTTTTGGGCATGAGCGCCTTCATCCCTCCGAAAAACAGCGGCGCCGGCGTCACTGAAATGAAAATCGAGGGCGACGACATCCTGATCGCCTACACCTGGCTCAAGGAAGCCGATTGGGCGCTTCTGGTCCGGCAGCCTTTTGCCATCGCCCATGAACAGATGTATCAGGCACGTAAAATCATGATGACCAGTTTGGTCATTCTACTGGGTGTCACCGGTTTCATTATCGTGCTGCTGACGAAAAAGCAGGTGGACCGCCATCGTGTGCTCCTGGAGAAAAGTCAGAACCTGCAGTCACAGCTCCTCCATGCCTCCAAACTGGCCTCTATCGGTGAACTGGCCACAGGCGTGGCGCATGAAATCAACAATCCCTTGGCCATCATCACTTCCACCAGCGGCGTGATCCGGGATATGCTCGATCCGGAATTCGGTATGGACGCTGAACCGGAGAAGATCATCAAGGAGATCGACATCATCGAGTCGGCCGCTTTCAGGGCAGGTAAAATTACGCGGCAATTGCTCGATTTCGGGCATGACTACAAACCCAGCCTGTCACTCTGCAATGTCAACGCCATCCTGGACGAGGTCATCGACGGTGTCAAGGCGTGCGAATTCAAGGTCGCCAACATCGAAATCGTTCGCGACTACGATCCCGACCTTCCCCAGACACTCCTGGATGCAGATCAGATTCGACAGGTTTTCTTGAACATCATCAACAATGCCGGCGATGCCATCGGAGATACCGGAAAAATCACGATCGTGACCCATTCCCGGGAGGATAAGATTGAGATTACCATCCGTGATTCCGGCACGGGGATGTCCGAGTCGGACATAAAAAAAGTATTCGATCCCTTTTTTACGACCAAGGAGGTCGGCAGGGGAACCGGCCTGGGGCTGAGTGTTTCCTTGAGTATTGTCGAGGCCCTGGGCGGGTCGATCGTGGCCCAAAGCATGAAGGGACAAGGAAGTTCATTCACTATATCTCTTCCGATCCGCGACAACGGAGAATCGGCTTAG